ATATAGCTCATCTCTCTAGCCACTCTCTCGCTACTTGGTACTATATCTGTGTAGCATTTACATATGAAATGTTTAACCGCGTAAGAGTATCCATTCCCCAAATATGTTTGTATATTTTTGCAGTGTCTTCTTCATAGAATTCCTGCTTATTTGTTTTAATCTCCATCAACTTGTTCTACGCCGATTTTACTGTAAATTGGCCATTGCGTGTTAAAGTCCAGACCAGCCTGTCATCACCAGCTGCAGGTAAACGTTTTTGTAGTATTCTTTCGGCATCCTCATGGTTAAACAGTCTTCTGATAATATCCACTTTCCAGGTTTTGGTTTGTGGATTAATAAGATTAGACACCATTGTATATCTCTCAGCTTCATCGCAGCTCACTTCTGGTGTTGAGGGTCAATGTCTTCCTGAGATCAAGTTATCTTTCCAAGTGTGGATTTTGCTGCCATCTCCGACAATCCAAAAACTCCAAGTTTTTACAAACTCCATCATACCTTGTATGTTGTGCCAAACCCAAGTTGAATTCTTTTTCTTATTTGCATGAAGAGCAGTAGTGAGTGGAAAGTATCTTTCTTTAAAGCAATTGCCCatagctgttgttgttgttgacataGTCTCCGTGCAACCTTTGCTAAGAGTGCATTATTAAAACATTGTAAATCCCTGAACCCTAATCCTCATGTTGCTTAATCTCTGCACATTTTTGGCCATCTAGTAATGTAGACACCTCCTCCTTGTGGTTTTTTCCACCAGTAGTCTCTCTGCACTTTGTCCATCTCGCGAACAGTGGTCTCTGGGATTTTGAATACCCCCATATGATGCGATGGCAGGTCATTGAGGACGTGCTTCACCATGAAtgatcttccagattggttgaagaACTTCCCGTTCCATTTTTTGAGTCGAGATTTCATGTTGTTTACTAATGATGAAAAAGATAAggttttctttctcttcaaaaataAAGGGATCCCCAAGTATTTCTCATCCAATGACATCTGCTTCATCTTTAATCTTCTCAAGAGCATTCTACAATGTCTTGGTGGTAGATGTTTAGAGAAAGCCGATTTTTGGAAATTGATTTGCTGCCCTGAAATCACACTGAACTTGTTAATAATTTCTAGGATATTATTAACATTGTGCATATCTGCTTTGACGAAAATGAGGCAATCGTCTGCAAATAGCAGATAAGTCACTTGGGGTGCTTTTCTTGAGATATTTATTCCCTGTATTGCGTCATTGCTCTCAGCTTGGGCCAAAACTCTGGTGAAGACTTCCATTGTAATCAGAAACAAATAAGGAGATATTGGGTCGCCTTGTCGTATGCCTCTTGTTGGATTAAAAGACTGGCAAGGTGAACCATTAAGAAGTATCTGAATTTCTGTAGTCGAGAGACACTCTTATATTAGATGGCACCATTTTGTGGAGAAGCCCAGTTTCAGCATAATATCGTTTAGGAAGCTCCATTCGACGTGAACAAAGGCTTTGATCATGTCTAATTTCATAGCTAGATAATgcttttgggttttctttttcttcatgcaATGAATAAGTTCTTGAGATAAAGTGATGTTATCACTTATTTGTCTACCTGGTACGTAGGCTGCCTGCATGGGAGAGATGAACTTATCCAAATGGGGATTTAACCTTGTTGCCATAATATTTGTTATTGACTTGTAGGTGGAATTCCAGAGAGCAATTGTCCTGTAGTCACTTGGTGTGTGCGGAAAAGTTGTCTTAGGGATGACACAGAGATTTgttttgttcatcttcttcaacagtcTACCGGAACTAAAAAAGGGCTGCACCATATTTACTACTTCGTCTTTGACAACTGACCACTGATTTTGAAAGAAACCTGGAGGGAAACCGTCTGGCCCTGGCGCCTTCCATGGTTGCATACACTTGATAGCTTGAGTAATTTCGTTTTCATCTGGGATTCTGGTGAGTGCAATGTTGTCCTCATCAGTGATACATCTTGGTAATAAATCAAGCAGGGCTGCATCTGAGTAAGGACTTATTGAACTCATGATGTCCTTAAAGTGAGAATTAAGAAGTTTCTCAAGATTTTTTCTGCCAATGCACCAGCTTCCATCTGACTTTTGTAAAGTTTCTATTATGTTTCTACTCCTCCTCTTGTTTGCTTGCATATGAAATTGCTTCGTATTTTGATCCACATCATTAAAGAAGATATCTCTACTTTTTTGCCTGTAGAATTCCTCTTCTCTTATATGTCATTCTTCGATTTCTCTTTCGACTTCTTTAACCAGCTGAGTGTTATCTCTGGTTGAGTTTGGTTGTTGTAGGAGTTGTAGTTGTTGCTGCAGTGCATTCAATTTTCTTGTATATTACCAAAGGTACTTCTATTCCATAACGAAAGAAGTCTCCTTATTTCTAATAATTGCTTATCTAATTTGAATCCATCTGAACCATTGAAACTTCTTGACCAAGCCTTCtgaatttcatatttacatgaatGTTCACGCTACCAACATTCAAAGAACTTTCATGTTCTTGACCTGCAAATATCATTAGGGGACAAGTTTAGAAATATAGGGCAATGGTCAGATCCCAAAAAAGGAAGATGTTTTAAACAAGAATCAGGGAAGTTTATTAGCCATTCAGGATTAGTTAAAGTTTTATCCAGTCTAGATCTAATTTTTCCTGTTCCATGCTTGTTGCTAGTCCAAGTAAATGGATTTCCATGGAATCCTAGATCACTAAGGCCAGCATCTAGAACATCTTGAGCTAATTTGGAAACTTTAGAAGTAGAGCCATTGCTATTATTTCTTTCCTCTTCATGTAAAATAAGATTCAGGTCTCCAATAAGAGCCCATGGGGCATTGATATTGAAATTTTCACAAACTGTTTTAATAAAATCCCATTATATTTTACTCTCTTGAGGATAGGGAGAACCGTAGACACAGGACAAAAGCCAAGTTGGCTTAGAGGGGTTGCTAGTAACTAAGCAATAAATCATATTTTTGTCACGATAAATGATATCAAGCTTGAATCCATATTTTCAAAGTAAACAAATTCCTCTAGCTCTACCAACTGAAGGAACATAGAAAATGTTTGGGAAATTAAGAGGCTTTGTAAGTCTAGTAATTTTATATGAActtatttttgtttcttgaagGAAAAGGATGTCATGATCTATCATTTTATTTAGGTCATTAACATAGTTTCTAGTTTCCTTGTCTGCAAATCCGTTACAGTTCCAAGCTATGATTCTCATATTTGAAATGGTTGACAAATTTCTAAAGCAATTACTTTCAATCTTTAAAGTACTAgaatttgtaaaaaaaaattggcaTTCTAAATAGCAGTAACTAAAGCAGAAGATATGAAAGTTGAGAGCCGAAAAAATTAAGAAAGTTGGAATAGTATATACCTGAGCAGTGTCTCTAACATAATTGCTTGCAGGTGCAGAATGTGTTGCTTCTGAATTATGCAGAGCCACCTCCGGGTTCACCATGTTGTTCATACCAGTAACAACAATATTCTCAAGGTTTTTTGGTGGAGTCACATGGATATTATGTGGGTTCATAGAGGGTTCTTGGTTCATAGATGAGTTTCTCATTCTTTTTGATTGCCTAGACTCATCACTATCTTCATTCTCCACTGGTTCTTCCATCATGGGGTTTGATATAGTCGCCTCAGCATTATTTTCTTCAGCAGCTCCATTCTCCTCTTGCATGTAAGCTTCATATTCTTCCTCAGTTAGACTGTCAAGGTACAACAGATATTCGTATTTCATGCAGGCATCTTCTCTGTGATCTACCACAAAACATTTTGGACATGTTTTCTTTGGTTGTAGATCCCAGTGATAGCGAATCTATACATCTTTCCCAGTAATAGTTTTCCACCAGCCACCCCTGTATAACGGCTTCGTGAGATCAATTTCTATTCTTGATTTTACAGTGCTCCTATATCTTGGCCTGCAGTTTTCAGGTTTGGTCCAAATCTTCTTCCCAATAAAACCAATAGCTTCATCAATAAGACTAGAGTTCATATGTTCAAGTTTGAGATGTTTAAATTGAACATTAAATTCCTGGTGGGTGAAGACATAGTCTCTAGCAGAAGTGCCAGGAACGAACTTTTGAACGCGAACAAGACTTCCCCTATCAACCATGGGCCATTTCTGatgatttcttctcttttttcgtcagTGTTTAATATGACTAGCATCAGGTTGTGACCCATTGGTCTGATCTGTTTGTTTCTGTACTCTCTCCACAATGAGTTGATTTCTTGTTTGATGACAGACATTGGGACTTTATCTTTGTAAACTAGTTTGCATAGCAAGTCACATGACCATTCTTCTCCAGCTTGGTTGATGTTCTGAGAGTTTCCTACAACACTTCTTCTCTCAGTAGGTACTTCAAGGGTGGCACCTCTCAATTTTCTTGATAAGAGATTGATTCTGTTATCTCTAGAATTTGAGCTTTCATCCATATTGGGATGATTTTGATGATTATGAGGATTAATTCTGGATATATCAAGactgttttatgtgtttgtgttGTTGCTGTTGATGTTATGAGTACATATAGTCTTCCAGGAATTTATTGAACTTAATAAAATATCCCGAGTATAATGCACACAATTTTTTGAAAATGGTTTGGGAATATTATTTTGTTGGACAAGACTCTCTAGTATGATAATACAAAAGATTTGCATTGAAAGCTAGACTATACTTTCTATAGATGGGAGTTTCAGTTTTTTTATTGGCGCTAATTGGTGGCACTAATAGTGGGTGCATGCGGTAATTTGGATGCATGATTTGCACTTTTACCGTTATTTTCCTGAGGTTACGGGCGTTACACTTCAAAATTTCAGGGGGAAGAAGAGCTTTCTGAAAAATTTCAAGATGAGTTCTATTGGGATGGCTATCTCGATAATCATGAAGGTTATCAGATTGGGTTCTAATGATGTTTGCAAGGACATGAGATGTCGCTTTTCTACTGGTATGAACAACCATCATAAGAATGATGGCTAGCACAACTGCTTTCCAACTTTTTGTTATAATTTCAGAAGCAAACATTTTTCTGAAATCCATCACTGATTACCCGCAAGCAATTTTAAGATCTGCAAAGGTACAAGAAATCTACTCCATCGAGAGATAAAACAACATTAGTTAAGACTAACAGAAAGGATAAGGAAGTTGCAGATAATTCCACAATATCCACAGAAATCAATACAACTTATTTGAAAAGGAACTCCTGGGCACTTTCTATGGAAGTTACAACTAATTTCCAAAGAAAGTTAAAAGAAACGAACACAAAGATAAAGAACAAAAAACAAGAAGAGGTAAATCATAAAGTCTAAACTAataactaaaatcaaaaaatcaaaatagaatGAAAGAAGATTAAATGTATCACCGATTTTCATTTGGTTTGTCCATCATGTGGCTACGTGATTCATTAGCTCCATTCAATTCTAACATGTTGTTTTCATGTTAGAATTGCATCATCATTCATTTGCATAATATGTTCAATCCTATGTTGCACGGACATTTCAAGAAAGATGTCGTAACTGTGTCGGACACGCGAACGGACATGACACGGTTACGACACTTCTCGACACACGACGTACACGCCACATCATGTGTCGCGTAAATATTGATATTTGACACTTTGTGGAAACCAATTGGACATTTCCGGACACGTCATaaatgatttattttggtttggaaaatcaaaataaactaaatgtgacgctaatttattcttgttttagtCAAATCCAAGCATTATTCATGAAAATTGTTACCATTATTACA
This portion of the Papaver somniferum cultivar HN1 chromosome 11, ASM357369v1, whole genome shotgun sequence genome encodes:
- the LOC113324442 gene encoding uncharacterized protein LOC113324442, producing MEVFTRVLAQAESNDAIQGINISRKAPQVTYLLFADDCLIFVKADMHNVNNILEIINKFSVISGQQINFQKSAFSKHLPPRHCRMLLRRLKMKQMSLDEKYLGIPLFLKRKKTLSFSSLVNNMKSRLKKWNGKFFNQSGRSFMVKHVLNDLPSHHMGVFKIPETTVREMDKVQRDYWWKKPQGGGVYITRWPKMCRD